A window of Mercenaria mercenaria strain notata chromosome 16, MADL_Memer_1, whole genome shotgun sequence contains these coding sequences:
- the LOC128549365 gene encoding uncharacterized protein LOC128549365: MYRSYNLENLQRAVSAVRRRQMGVRSAATEFNVPKSTLHDHVNRKETKDVKQEQTKLLTIEEENALVQFIQHQARQGFPMTRSMVRCYVREIVRRSGRETAMNLESGPSDKWFRALKKRHPELSERTPECLDRARCRMSNQETMNGWFELLRNVLETNQLKESQIYNVDESGWSGKEKPKIKVLGPKQTHTFSAKNVTSGHVTANICICADGKILPTMVIFKGSFPHRKFDDGIPDSWLSATSESGYMDGDLFLSWFRMVFVPNCGKERPVLLVLDNHDSHVTLPLVECARENNIILLGMPAHTTHILQPLDVKVNGPLKNRFSSLAVKLGFVNRSFTVQRAEFPIVLRHALEQTTPASVRVAFAVTGIVPFNPKAIDTSQLVPPTFKKTNPQNGNKENTNVRSCETCGSFLVNPLVDQGLIPERMADVLMPPPMPPMKSGKKASRRVPEGRVISGDEMLKLLKEKEDAARREKEEKEERQRQREERRIQRQKEEEERLVKRQKREEDRRSKALSKEMDRMKRAVGGRLAAKKFTCSVCGERGRMNDEINGVMWYGCDESMCERWYHEECLSMREREYLLESMSERCDWFCRQCKPWLYVEE; encoded by the exons ATGTACCGATCGTACAATTTAGAAAACCTTCAACGGGCAGTGTCTGCTGTGAGAAGGAGACAGATGGGAGTGAGAAGTGCTGCAACGGAGTTTAATGTACCAAAGAGCACTCTACACGACCACGTAAATAGAAAG GAGACTAAAGATGTGAAACAGGAGCAGACAAAACTCTTAACGATAGAAGAAGAGAACGCTCTGGTCCAGTTCATTCAACATCAAGCCAGACAGGGGTTTCCCATGACACGCAGTATGGTGAGGTGTTACGTGCGAGAAATAGTGCGTAGATCTG GCAGGGAAACTGCTATGAATTTAGAATCAGGGCCATCAGACAAGTGGTTTCGTGCCTTGAAGAAACGGCACCCAGAGTTGTCAGAGAGAACACCTGAATGTCTAGACAGAGCCAGATGCCGTATGTCTAATCAGGAGACCATGAATGGGTGGTTCGAACTTTTGAGGAATGTGTTGGAAACCAATCAGTTAAAAGAATCACag ATATATAACGTTGATGAAAGTGGTTGGTCAGGGAAGGAGAAGCCCAAAATCAAAGTGCTGGGACCCAAGCAGACACATACCTTCTCAGCCAAAAACGTTACTAGTGGCCACGTTACAGCTAACATCTGCATTTGCGCAGATGGTAAGATTCTACCAACAATGGTGATATTTAAG GGGTCTTTTCCACACAGAAAGTTTGATGACGGCATACCAGACAGCTGGCTGTCCGCAACATCCGAGAGTGGTTACATGGATGGGGACCTGTTCCTTTCATGGTTCAGGATGGTTTTCGTGCCAAACTGTGGAAAGGAACGTCCAGTTTTACTGGTTCTTGATAACCACGACTCCCATGTCACACTACCACTTGTGGAATGTGCCAGAGAAAACAACATTATTCTGCTAGGGATGCCGGCACATACGACACACATATTACAGCCGCTTGACGTCAAG GTTAATGGTCCACTCAAGAACAGATTCAGTTCTCTTGCCGTGAAGCTGGGCTTTGTAAACCGAAGTTTTACAGTTCAGAGAGCCGAATTTCCGATCGTTTTGCGACATGCTCTAGAGCAGACTACACCAGCATCCGTGAGAGTGGCATTTGCCGTAACTGGGATAGTACCCTTTAACCCAAAAGCCATTGACACCAGTCAGCTCGTGCCCCCAACGTTCAAAAAAACAAATCCTCAAA ATGGAAACAAAGAGAACACTAATGTTCGTTCATGCGAAACCTGTGGCTCATTCCTAGTAAACCCTCTTGTGGACCAAGGACTTATTCCTGAGAGGATGGCCGATGTTTTGATGCCGCCGCCAATGCCTCCAATGAAGTCAGGAAAGAAGGCATCCAGGCGAGTTCCAGAGGGTAGGGTGATCAGCGGAGATGAAATGCTGAAGCTGTTGAAG GAGAAGGAAGATGCAGCGAGGAGAGAGAAGGAAGAGAAGGAGGAGAGACAGAGACAGAGGGAGGAGAGAAGGATACAGCGACAGAAAGAGGAGGAAGAGAGGCTTGTGAAAAGACAGAAGCGGGAGGAGGACAGGAGATCCAAGGCATTAAGCAAGGAAATGGACAGGATGAAGAGAGCAGTAGGCGGGAGACTGGCGGCAAAGAAATTCACATGTAGTGTTTGTGGTGAAAGAGGAAGGATGAACGATGAAATTAATGGTGTAATGTGGTATGGTTGTGATGAGAGTATGTGTGAAAGGTGGTACCACGAGGAATGTCTGAGTATGCGGGAGCGAGAGTATTTGTTGGAAAGCATGAGTGAGAGGTGTGACTGGTTTTGTAGACAATGTAAACCATGGTTGTATGTAGAAGAATAA